One part of the Sciurus carolinensis chromosome 6, mSciCar1.2, whole genome shotgun sequence genome encodes these proteins:
- the Znf354c gene encoding LOW QUALITY PROTEIN: zinc finger protein 354C (The sequence of the model RefSeq protein was modified relative to this genomic sequence to represent the inferred CDS: inserted 1 base in 1 codon) codes for MATDLLPAQVTESVTFRDVAVLFSQDEWLHLDSAQRTLYREVMLENYSSLVSLGIPFSTPKVISQLQQGEDPCMVEREVPPDTCPDFKTLPEIEAFPASQNIFIEATTHGIIKKKSTKYGPWDINFGEAVKSVKSESSIVQEEPLREMAASSKKTINRDENPTSLELEKGSFVNKIIVSQQSIPIEKIPNMYYTFGKDFTQNFDIMRCFQIYPGAKPHVCNECGKSFTQSLHLLEHQRIHTGEKPYKCNECGKAFSHRSSLLTHQRIHTGEKPYKCNECEKAFSSSSTLIKHLRVHTGEKPYRCRECGKAFSQCSTLTVHQRIHTGEKLYKCNECEKAFNCRAKLHRHQRIHTGEKPYKCSECGKGYSQFASLAEHQRLHTGEQLCQCLECGRTFTRISTLIEHRRIHTGEKPHQCNECGKTFNQYSSFNEHRKIHTGEKLYTCEECGKAFGCKSNLYRHQRIHTGEKPYQCNQCGKAFSQYSFLTEHERIHTGEKLYKCMECGKAYSYRSNLCRHKKVHNKERLYKWXYGKPFIYVSSLTQYQRYLRGEKPMNFNSSLS; via the exons GAGTCtgtgacattcagggatgtggctgTGCTCTTTAGCCAGGATGAGTGGTTGCATCTGGACTCTGCCCAGAGAACCTTGTATCGGGAGGTGATGCTGGAGAATTACAGCAGCCTGGTCTCACTGG GGATTCCATTTTCAACACCTAAGGTGATTAGTCAGTTACAACAAGGAGAAGATCCCTGCATGGTGGAAAGAGAAGTTCCTCCAGACACATGTCCAG ATTTCAAGACTTTGCCTGAGATAGAAGCATTTCCTGCCTCACAGAACATTTTTATTGAAGCAACAACTCAtggaataataaagaaaaagtccACCAAGTATGGTCCCTGGGACATCAACTTTGGGGAAGCTGTAAAATCTGTAAAATCTGAGAGCAGCATAGTACAGGAGGAACCTCTTAGGGAAATGGCAGCCTCCTCCAAGAAAACTATCAACAGAGATGAAAACCCTACAAGTCTTGAGCTAGAGAAAGGctcatttgtaaataaaattattgtttcaCAACAGAGTATTCCCATAGAAAAGATACCCAATATGTATTACACGTTTGGGAAAGATTTTACACAAAATTTTGATATAATGAGATGCTTCCAAATCTACCCAGGAGCAAAACCTCATGTctgtaatgaatgtgggaagaGCTTCACCCAGAGTCTTCATCTTCTggaacaccagagaattcataccgGGGAGAAACCCTATAAGTGTAatgagtgtgggaaagccttcagccACAGGTCATCCCTTCTTacccatcagagaattcatactggagagaagccttacaaatgtaatgaatgtgagAAAGCTTTTAGCAGCAGTTCAACTCTGATCAAACATCTGAGGgtacacactggagaaaaaccctacCGATGTAGAGAATGTGGTAAAGCCTTCAGCCAGTGTTCAACCCTCACCgtacaccagagaattcatactggagagaaactctataaatgtaatgaatgtgagAAGGCCTTCAACTGTAGAGCCAAACTTCATAGACATCAAAGAATCCATACAGGTGAGAAACCATATAAAtgtagtgaatgtgggaaaggtTACAGCCAGTTTGCCTCCCTAGCTGAACATCAGAGACTCCATACTGGAGAACAACTATGTCAATGCTTGGAATGTGGGAGAACTTTCACACGCATCTCCACCCTTATTGAACATAGgcgaattcatactggagagaaaccccaTCAGTGTAATGAGTGTGGGAAGACCTTCAACCAGTATTCATCCTTTAATGAACATCGTAAAATTCATACTGGGGAAAAACTTTATACATGTgaagaatgtggaaaagcctttggTTGCAAATCCAACCTTTACAGGCATCAGAgaatccacactggagagaaaccctaccaatGTAATCAGTGTGGAAAGGCGTTCAGCCAGTATTCATTCCTAACTGAACATGAGAgaatccacactggagagaaactcTATAAGTGTatggaatgtgggaaagcctacAGTTACAGATCAAACCTCTGTAGACACAAAAAAGTCCACAATAAAGAAAGACTCTATAAAT AATATGGAAAACCTTTTATCTATGTCTCCTCCCTTACTCAGTACCAGAGATACCTGAGAGGAGAGAAGCCTATGAACTTTAATTCATCTCTCTCATAA